Proteins co-encoded in one Malus domestica chromosome 09, GDT2T_hap1 genomic window:
- the LOC103443351 gene encoding uncharacterized protein has product MDFFKVKKFRKAHKPSPENVSEDNPVPQPEEPGKESSGDDFGKSANADSVAEAEDDDDDFITEEVKRRLKELRRNSFMVLIPEEESFPEDEEEEEEQAGETSSNEWRDVEAEGRQWWCGFGAVYDKYWERMLFFERMSAQHLNGTGIQTPMTPSPRSASKKLTSPFRCLSLKKIEEPDDETEHLQQPENDLYQDIETSYVGQLCLSWEALHCQYTQLNQLIACQPENPNSYNHSAQQFQQFQVLLQRYIENEPFEEGHRAEIYARTQRLLPNLLRVPNIQGPIQKGNEEELDSVVHAPDLIKIIETSILTFQLFLKMDKKKPSSVLNLFGNQNQAATPLQQIQSSLEKKWMKLKELQKRRKGWKKKSWPQLQEDVQLLFSLIDAKVLSRTLRMVRLSKEQLFWCEEKMKKLDLVDGKLWRDPSPTLFPCP; this is encoded by the exons ATGGATTTCTTCAAAGTTAAGAAGTTTAGGAAAGCACACAAACCATCCCCGGAAAATGTGTCAGAGGATAATCCTGTGCCACAGCCGGAGGAACCCGGCAAGGAGAGTAGTGGTGATGATTTTGGTAAGTCGGCCAATGCTGATTCTGTGGCAGAAGCTGAGGACGATGATGATGATTTCATAACGGAGGAGGTCAAGCGGAGGTTAAAAGAATTGAGAAGGAATAGCTTCATGGTGTTGATTCCGGAAGAAGAGTCATTTCccgaagatgaagaagaagaagaagagcagGCCGGTGAAACAAGCTCTAACGAGTGGAGGGATGTAGAGGCAGAAGGCCGGCAATGGTGGTGTGGCTTTGGTGCTGTATATGACAAGTACTGGGAGAGGATGTTGTTCTTTGAACGGATGAGTGCGCAGCATCTTAATGGAACTG GCATCCAAACCCCTATGACCCCATCACCGCGATCAGCATCTAAGAAGCTTACCTCCCCTTTTCGCTGTCTTTCTTTGAAGAAGATTGAAGAGCCTGATGATGAAACTGAGCACCTTCAGCAGCCGGAAAATGATCTGTACCAGGATATCGAGACATCATATGTAggtcaactttgcttgtcttgggaGGCACTGCACTGTCAGTACACTCAACTAAACCAGCTAATCGCTTGCCAACCTGAAAATCCCAATAGTTACAACCATAGTGCTCAACAGTTTCAACAGTTCCAGGTTTTACTACAAAGGTATATCGAAAATGAACCTTTTGAGGAGGGCCACAGGGCTGAAATTTATGCTCGCACACAAAGACTTCTTCCTAATTTACTGCGGGTGCCTAATATACAAG GTCCAATTCAAAAGggaaatgaggaagaattagattCGGTGGTGCATGCTCCTGACCTCATCAAGATTATTGAAACCTCAATCCTCACTTTCCAGCTTTTCCTGAAGATGGATAAGAAAAAACCAAGCTCTGTTCTTAACTTGTTTGGGAATCAAAACCAGGCTGCCACCCCACTTCAGCAGATTCAATCTTCTCTCGAGAAG AAATGGATGAAGTTAAAGGAACTGCAAAAAAGGAGGAAaggttggaagaagaaatcgtGGCCGCAGTTGCAAGAAGATGTTCAGCTTTTGTTTAGCCTCATTGACGCCAAGGTTCTGTCGAGAACCCTCCGTATGGTGAGACTAAGCAAAGAGCAGCTGTTTTGGTGCGAGGAGAAGATGAAAAAACTCGATTTGGTAGATGGAAAGTTGTGGAGAGACCCGTCTCCCACCCTTTTCCCTTGTCCATAG
- the LOC103443348 gene encoding uncharacterized protein isoform X1, producing MTDNNQNDSLMSVGSSFGKLPDHLLIEIFIRVPVSEWAQISCVKKQWANLFRGEFLWQAALAMTFPLASRAKRWPGPIPRGLSKRRFEALYVSKHIFALDGEIDEIVGHSYLFLKEQLERSTMPPSSSILHGTLIADQFIACGKSRDMAHDLASQIWLGVLDNLEENEQTFQLLKRLAQEADVFLPYPYSRSIKVQWRVFEKLFTDFRDCFNHVDYYDVLACAKNKFQPIPSTWLGY from the exons ATGACAGATAACAATCAAAATGACAGTTTAATGTCAGTTGGTAGTTCGTTCGGAAAGCTTCCTGATCATCTGCTAATAGAAATTTTCATCCGAGTTCCTGTCTCAGAGTGGGCACAAATCTCCTGTGTTAAAAAGCAGTGGGCCAATTTGTTTCGCGGAGAATTCTTGTGGCAAGCTGCTCTTGCTATGACATTTCCTTTGGCTAGCCGAGCTAAAAGGTGGCCAGGACCTATCCCTCGAGGATTGAGCAAGAG GAGATTTGAAGCTTTATATGTCAGTAAACATATTTTTGCTCTAGATGGTGAGATTGATGAGATCGTGGGCCATAGTTATTTGTTTCTAAAAGAGCAGCTTGAGCGTTCAACCATGCCACCCTCTTCCAGTATACTGCACGGAACCCTCATAG CAGATCAGTTTATTGCTTGTGGGAAATCGAGAGACATGGCTCATGATCTTGCTTCCCAGATCTGGCTGGGTGTTCTTGACAATTTAGAGGAAAACGAGCAAACTTTTCAATTACTTAAACGTCTTGCACAAGAAGCCGAT GTTTTTCTTCCGTACCCGTACTCAAGATCGATCAAAGTCCAATGGAGGGTGTTTGAAAAACTCTTCACAGATTTTCGCGACTGCTTCAATCATGTAGATTACTATGATGTGTTGGCTTGTGCGAAGAACAAGTTTCAGCCAATACCATCGACTTGGTTAGGTTACTGA
- the LOC103443348 gene encoding uncharacterized protein isoform X2, producing the protein MTDNNQNDSLMSVGSSFGKLPDHLLIEIFIRVPVSEWAQISCVKKQWANLFRGEFLWQAALAMTFPLASRAKRWPGPIPRGLSKRRFEALYVSKHIFALDGEIDEIVGHSYLFLKEQLERSTMPPSSSILHGTLIDQFIACGKSRDMAHDLASQIWLGVLDNLEENEQTFQLLKRLAQEADVFLPYPYSRSIKVQWRVFEKLFTDFRDCFNHVDYYDVLACAKNKFQPIPSTWLGY; encoded by the exons ATGACAGATAACAATCAAAATGACAGTTTAATGTCAGTTGGTAGTTCGTTCGGAAAGCTTCCTGATCATCTGCTAATAGAAATTTTCATCCGAGTTCCTGTCTCAGAGTGGGCACAAATCTCCTGTGTTAAAAAGCAGTGGGCCAATTTGTTTCGCGGAGAATTCTTGTGGCAAGCTGCTCTTGCTATGACATTTCCTTTGGCTAGCCGAGCTAAAAGGTGGCCAGGACCTATCCCTCGAGGATTGAGCAAGAG GAGATTTGAAGCTTTATATGTCAGTAAACATATTTTTGCTCTAGATGGTGAGATTGATGAGATCGTGGGCCATAGTTATTTGTTTCTAAAAGAGCAGCTTGAGCGTTCAACCATGCCACCCTCTTCCAGTATACTGCACGGAACCCTCATAG ATCAGTTTATTGCTTGTGGGAAATCGAGAGACATGGCTCATGATCTTGCTTCCCAGATCTGGCTGGGTGTTCTTGACAATTTAGAGGAAAACGAGCAAACTTTTCAATTACTTAAACGTCTTGCACAAGAAGCCGAT GTTTTTCTTCCGTACCCGTACTCAAGATCGATCAAAGTCCAATGGAGGGTGTTTGAAAAACTCTTCACAGATTTTCGCGACTGCTTCAATCATGTAGATTACTATGATGTGTTGGCTTGTGCGAAGAACAAGTTTCAGCCAATACCATCGACTTGGTTAGGTTACTGA